From Mus musculus strain C57BL/6J chromosome 17, GRCm38.p6 C57BL/6J, the proteins below share one genomic window:
- the Bnip5 gene encoding protein BNIP5 isoform X1: MPRSRNPSQGMPRDSSDSCGLSPVETPKGKKRARSLDRQVPRKKDPESSNTRCPSSATCRRTASDGARSSESPSHFAEAQGATAAALPPGEGRGFLPSEQGPPEDTKKERLPREAQQSWLRLVLNILLMRIEEPREKASRASKGKGDLPEAAEEPALRKKSHEKRTSRKKHSHRKPIAEEPPGPQTAEAQGREDVPPSLAASSAPHEIALGLICRGGPDSDLPQALPTEGDHAETPDSFGQASGPPLEEDPRKPDQDDVIWQIVELLKKAGDQLEEEVRRRRHQRAPAELLQLPQVQIPQPEAVPPRKPTPLPRKKSQEKKSSLKRVLSLKKPASEEPKRVGTATTLGPETRPKRPSFLPLCVSSQRASTSSSLDLEAPEFQEVPSVDGGGSHPSELHTPAAIFQGPEEKPLLDRASESREFRRKILVLLQSAEDERGEQEAQAQEAEKAGENPTPAGKVKSQVKKSNLRRAFSLRKHSSKDSKKTEASGTPGSGSLEARPPKKHGFLPMCVSGHRASISSSPESLEFQKTEAAGGAPAGSPGAPFQARSHTPDEGPSPERAWESKEFMIQKLVASLQEVDRDLGRQIRKYPSFKRFFNEFSDASLRKLVATLERQKASLSEEGRSLANRPPPCAFGTLNKFAATRSCTICTLMQSRGEYKGHSYAHFLSRKAEQDITNLDSQSPD, encoded by the exons ATGCCCAGATCAAGGAATCCCAGCCAAGGGATGCCCCGGGACAGCAGCGACTCCTGTGGTCTGAG CCCGGTGGAGACCCCGAAGGGAAAAAAGAGAGCCCGATCCTTGGACCGGCAGGTTCCCAGGAAGAAGGACCCCGAGTCCTCGAACACCAGGTGCCCCTCCAGCGCCACCTGCAGGAGGACAGCCAGCGATGGAGCCAGAAGTTCTGAGAGCCCATCTCACTTTGCAGAGGCACAGGGCGCAACCGCCGCAGCCCTCCCTCCGGGAGAGGGGCGCGGATTTCTCCCCAGTGAGCAGGGCCCCCCAGAAGACACCAAGAAAGAGAGGCTTCCGAGGGAGGCCCAGCAGAGCTGGCTGAGGCTGGTGCTGAATATCTTACTCATGAGGATAGAAGAGCCCAGAGAAAAGGCCAGCAGGGCGTCAAAGGGAAAAGGGGACCTACCAGAGGCAGCCGAGGAGCCAGCCCTCAGGAAGAAATCGCACGAGAAGAGAACCAGCCGCAAGAAGCACAGTCACAGGAAACCTATAGCAGAAGAGCCTCCGGGTCCCCAGACCGCTGAAGCGCAAGGCCGAGAGGACGTACCGCCCAGTTTGGCTGCCTCAAGCGCCCCCCATGAGATAGCCCTGGGGCTGATCTGCAGGG GGGGACCAGATTCTGACCTTCCTCAGGCCTTGCCCACTGAAGGAGACCATGCTGAAACCCCAGACAGCTTTGGCCAAGCCTCAGGTCCTCCATTAGAAGAGGACCCCAGGAAGCCTGACC AGGATGATGTCATCTGGCAGATTGTGGAATTGCTCAAGAAAGCTGGAGACCAACTGGAAGAAGAGGTGAGGAGGCGCAGGCATCAGAGAGCGCCTGCAGAGCTGCTGCAGCTCCCG CAAGTGCAAATCCCTCAGCCAGAAGCGGTTCCTCCACGAAAGCCAACGCCACTCCCCAGGAAGAAATCCCAGGAGAAGAAGTCCAGCCTGAAGAGAGTCTTATCCCTCAAGAAGCCTGCCTCTGAGGAACCCAAGAGAGTCGGCACAGCCACTACCCTGGGCCCAGAAACCCGGCCCAAGAGGCCCAGCTTCCTACCCCTGTGTGTTAGTAGCCAGCGAGCTTCCACCTCCAGCAGCCTTG ACTTGGAGGCGCCTGAGTTCCAAGAGGTCCCGTCTGTAGATGGTGGAGGCTCCCAtccctctgagctccacacaccAGCTGCCATATTTCAGGGACCCGAGGAGAAGCCACTGCTGGACAGAGCCTCCGAATCCA GAGAATTCAGGCGGAAGATCCTGGTCCTGCTCCAGAGTGCAGAGGACGAGAGGGGAGAGCAG GAAGCTCAAgcgcaggaggcagagaaggccGGAGAAAACCCGACCCCAGCCGGCAAGGTGAAGTCCCAGGTGAAGAAGTCTAACCTCCGGAGAGCCTTTTCTCTCAGGAAACACAGCTCCAAGGATTCTAAGAAAACAGAGGCTTCAGGGACTCCAGGCTCTGGCAGCCTAGAGGCCCGGCCACCCAAGAAGCACGGCTTCCTGCCCATGTGTGTCAGTGGCCACAGAGCTTCCATCTCCAGCAGCCCAG AAAGCCTGGAGTTCCAGAAGACGGAGGCTGCAGGAGGGGCACCAGCTGGGTCCCCAGGAGCGCCTTTCCAGGCCAGGAGTCACACACCAGATGAGGGGCCTTCACCAGAGCGAGCCTGGGAATCTA aGGAGTTCATGATCCAAAAGCTCGTGGCGAGTCTCCAAGAGGTGGACAGGGATCTAGGGAGGCAG ATCCGGAAGTACCCCAGCTTCAAGCGTTTTTTTAACGAGTTCTCGGATGCCTCCCTCAGGAAGCTGGTGGCTACCTTAGAGAGACAGAAGGCCAGCCTCTCAGAGGAAGGCCGGAGCCTCGCTAACAGGCCGCCACCCTGTGCCTTTGGCACACTGAACAAGTTTGCGGCCACCCGCAGCTGCACCATCTGCACCCTGATGCAGTCCAGAGGCGAATACAAGGGACACAGTTACGCCCACTTCCTGTCCAGGAAGGCCGAGCAG GACATCACGAATCTGGATAGCCAGAGTCCGGACTGA
- the Pnpla1 gene encoding patatin-like phospholipase domain-containing protein 1 isoform X1 → MGLAEVKKFFLGPLSPSCKMVQMMRQFLYDVLPEDSYKFATGKLHVSLTRVTDGENVVVSEYRSKEELIEALYCSCFVPVYCGFIPPTYRGERYIDGGFTSMQPCSFWTDSITISTFSSQQDICPRDCPTIFHDFRMFNFSFQFSLENITRMTHALFPPDLVILQEYYYRGYNDAVSYLRRLNAAYLDSPSKRVIFPRVEVYCQIEVALGHEPPPPSLQNLPALRRSPADSSQTHAQGSPKKDRKDSHSSAAPSVQTPESGCKESVESPVSLRVSISKQPSVSPLSPAQPVPVMRPTGPRDSCPINVQTPNPERGVKGALDSATERGMKDALASATDEQSTTTLPPVLLPAADSRGSKTGSSVPIGSPESPRLLLRSSQGATASRATLGLPPLSPSTPPAGPPVEDLGPERPTATGSPALSQLTGSAAPGTGKKAPHKPLLVEGPGEDSNTAKTMFKRKQKTNATRECFHRNAQSKKPASKLKSAPCPLNFPVLPKRVWVTYKPHPSRIQDYSYPEGVSGQNS, encoded by the exons ATGGGCCTGGCGGAGGTGAAGAAGTTCTTCCTGGGACCTCTGTCTCCGTCCTGCAAGATGGTACAGATGATGCGACAGTTTTTGTACGATGTGCTACCGGAGGACTCCTACAAGTTCGCCACCGGGAAGCTGCATGTGAGCCTCACCCGAGTCACGGACGGAGAGAACGTCGTGGTTTCCGAGTACCGATCCAAGGAAGAGCTCATCGAG GCCCTGTATTGCAGCTGCTTTGTTCCTGTTTACTGTGGCTTCATCCCCCCAACGTATCGGGGAGAG AGATACATCGACGGTGGCTTCACAAGCATGCAGCCCTGTTCCTTCTGGACAGACTCCATCACCATCTCCACCTTCAGCAGCCAGCAGGACATCTGTccgagagactgccccaccatctTCCATGACTTCCGAATGTTCAACTTCTCCTTCCAGTTCTCCCTGGAGAATATCACCCGCATGACACATGCGCTGTTTCCCCCGGACCTGGTG ATTCTGCAGGAATATTACTATCGGGGATACAATGATGCTGTCTCATACCTGCGGAGACTGA ATGCAGCGTACCTTGACTCTCCCAGCAAGAGAGTGATTTTCCCGAGGGTTGAAGTATACTGCCAGATAGAGGTCGCCCTTGGCCATGAGCCCCCACCTCCGAGTCTGCAGAACCTGCCAGCCCTGAGGAGAAGCCCAGCAGACTCCTCACAAACCCATGCACAGGGGTCTCCCAaaaaggacagaaaggacagccATTCCTCAGCCGCCCCCTCAGTGCAGACACCTGAATCTGGGTGCAAGGAGTCTGTGGAATCACCCGTGTCACTACGGGTCTCTATATCCAAGCAACCATCTGTATCGCCATTATCCCCAGCCCAGCCGGTCCCAGTAATGAGGCCCACTGGCCCCAGGGACAGTTGCCCAATAAATGTTCAAACTCCAAACCCGGAGCGAGGAGTGAAGGGTGCCCTGGACTCTGCCACAGAACGAGGAATGAAGGATGCTCTGGCCTCTGCCACTGACGAGCAGAGCACAACTACCTTGCCACCTGTGTTGCTCCCAGCTGCAGACTCACGAGGCTCAAAGACTGGATCCTCTGTGCCTATTGGGTCACCCGAGTCCCCTAGACTGCTGCTCAGATCTTCCCAGGGAGCCACAGCATCCAGGGCAACACTTGGACTTCCGCCCCTAAGTCCTTCAACACCACCTGCTGGGCCACCTGTGGAGGATCTAGGCCCAGAACGACCCACAG CTACAGGGTCTCCCGCCTTATCACAGCTGACAGGCTCGGCAGCACCGGGTACCGGGAAGAAAGCCCCCCACAAGCCTCTGCTGGT GGAGGGTCCTGGTGAGGATTCAAATACGGCAAAAACGATGTTCAAGAGGAAGCAGAAGACCAATGCCACCAGAGAGTGCTTCCACCGAAATGCTCAGTCCAAGAAGCCGGCTAGCAAACTGAA GTCTGCACCTTGTCCACTTAACTTTCCTGTACTCCCCAAGAGAGTTTGGGTCACCTATAAACCTCATCCCAGCCGGATCCAAGACTACAGCTACCCCGAG GGAGTGAGTGGCCAGAACTCCTAA
- the Bnip5 gene encoding protein BNIP5, with translation MPRSRNPSQGMPRDSSDSCGLSPVETPKGKKRARSLDRQVPRKKDPESSNTRCPSSATCRRTASDGARSSESPSHFAEAQGATAAALPPGEGRGFLPSEQGPPEDTKKERLPREAQQSWLRLVLNILLMRIEEPREKASRASKGKGDLPEAAEEPALRKKSHEKRTSRKKHSHRKPIAEEPPGPQTAEAQGREDVPPSLAASSAPHEIALGLICRGGPDSDLPQALPTEGDHAETPDSFGQASGPPLEEDPRKPDQDDVIWQIVELLKKAGDQLEEEQVQIPQPEAVPPRKPTPLPRKKSQEKKSSLKRVLSLKKPASEEPKRVGTATTLGPETRPKRPSFLPLCVSSQRASTSSSLDLEAPEFQEVPSVDGGGSHPSELHTPAAIFQGPEEKPLLDRASESREFRRKILVLLQSAEDERGEQEAQAQEAEKAGENPTPAGKVKSQVKKSNLRRAFSLRKHSSKDSKKTEASGTPGSGSLEARPPKKHGFLPMCVSGHRASISSSPESLEFQKTEAAGGAPAGSPGAPFQARSHTPDEGPSPERAWESKEFMIQKLVASLQEVDRDLGRQIRKYPSFKRFFNEFSDASLRKLVATLERQKASLSEEGRSLANRPPPCAFGTLNKFAATRSCTICTLMQSRGEYKGHSYAHFLSRKAEQDITNLDSQSPD, from the exons ATGCCCAGATCAAGGAATCCCAGCCAAGGGATGCCCCGGGACAGCAGCGACTCCTGTGGTCTGAG CCCGGTGGAGACCCCGAAGGGAAAAAAGAGAGCCCGATCCTTGGACCGGCAGGTTCCCAGGAAGAAGGACCCCGAGTCCTCGAACACCAGGTGCCCCTCCAGCGCCACCTGCAGGAGGACAGCCAGCGATGGAGCCAGAAGTTCTGAGAGCCCATCTCACTTTGCAGAGGCACAGGGCGCAACCGCCGCAGCCCTCCCTCCGGGAGAGGGGCGCGGATTTCTCCCCAGTGAGCAGGGCCCCCCAGAAGACACCAAGAAAGAGAGGCTTCCGAGGGAGGCCCAGCAGAGCTGGCTGAGGCTGGTGCTGAATATCTTACTCATGAGGATAGAAGAGCCCAGAGAAAAGGCCAGCAGGGCGTCAAAGGGAAAAGGGGACCTACCAGAGGCAGCCGAGGAGCCAGCCCTCAGGAAGAAATCGCACGAGAAGAGAACCAGCCGCAAGAAGCACAGTCACAGGAAACCTATAGCAGAAGAGCCTCCGGGTCCCCAGACCGCTGAAGCGCAAGGCCGAGAGGACGTACCGCCCAGTTTGGCTGCCTCAAGCGCCCCCCATGAGATAGCCCTGGGGCTGATCTGCAGGG GGGGACCAGATTCTGACCTTCCTCAGGCCTTGCCCACTGAAGGAGACCATGCTGAAACCCCAGACAGCTTTGGCCAAGCCTCAGGTCCTCCATTAGAAGAGGACCCCAGGAAGCCTGACC AGGATGATGTCATCTGGCAGATTGTGGAATTGCTCAAGAAAGCTGGAGACCAACTGGAAGAAGAG CAAGTGCAAATCCCTCAGCCAGAAGCGGTTCCTCCACGAAAGCCAACGCCACTCCCCAGGAAGAAATCCCAGGAGAAGAAGTCCAGCCTGAAGAGAGTCTTATCCCTCAAGAAGCCTGCCTCTGAGGAACCCAAGAGAGTCGGCACAGCCACTACCCTGGGCCCAGAAACCCGGCCCAAGAGGCCCAGCTTCCTACCCCTGTGTGTTAGTAGCCAGCGAGCTTCCACCTCCAGCAGCCTTG ACTTGGAGGCGCCTGAGTTCCAAGAGGTCCCGTCTGTAGATGGTGGAGGCTCCCAtccctctgagctccacacaccAGCTGCCATATTTCAGGGACCCGAGGAGAAGCCACTGCTGGACAGAGCCTCCGAATCCA GAGAATTCAGGCGGAAGATCCTGGTCCTGCTCCAGAGTGCAGAGGACGAGAGGGGAGAGCAG GAAGCTCAAgcgcaggaggcagagaaggccGGAGAAAACCCGACCCCAGCCGGCAAGGTGAAGTCCCAGGTGAAGAAGTCTAACCTCCGGAGAGCCTTTTCTCTCAGGAAACACAGCTCCAAGGATTCTAAGAAAACAGAGGCTTCAGGGACTCCAGGCTCTGGCAGCCTAGAGGCCCGGCCACCCAAGAAGCACGGCTTCCTGCCCATGTGTGTCAGTGGCCACAGAGCTTCCATCTCCAGCAGCCCAG AAAGCCTGGAGTTCCAGAAGACGGAGGCTGCAGGAGGGGCACCAGCTGGGTCCCCAGGAGCGCCTTTCCAGGCCAGGAGTCACACACCAGATGAGGGGCCTTCACCAGAGCGAGCCTGGGAATCTA aGGAGTTCATGATCCAAAAGCTCGTGGCGAGTCTCCAAGAGGTGGACAGGGATCTAGGGAGGCAG ATCCGGAAGTACCCCAGCTTCAAGCGTTTTTTTAACGAGTTCTCGGATGCCTCCCTCAGGAAGCTGGTGGCTACCTTAGAGAGACAGAAGGCCAGCCTCTCAGAGGAAGGCCGGAGCCTCGCTAACAGGCCGCCACCCTGTGCCTTTGGCACACTGAACAAGTTTGCGGCCACCCGCAGCTGCACCATCTGCACCCTGATGCAGTCCAGAGGCGAATACAAGGGACACAGTTACGCCCACTTCCTGTCCAGGAAGGCCGAGCAG GACATCACGAATCTGGATAGCCAGAGTCCGGACTGA